Proteins encoded in a region of the Vicia villosa cultivar HV-30 ecotype Madison, WI linkage group LG5, Vvil1.0, whole genome shotgun sequence genome:
- the LOC131606428 gene encoding lectin beta-1 and beta-2 chains-like produces the protein MATQTSFYVIVLSISLATFFFFKVNSTETTSFSITKFVRDQQNLIFQGDAYTTNEKLILTEAVKTVAGRVLYSAPIHIWDSKTGNVADFTTSFTFVIDAPRIYNIADGFTFFIAPVDTKPQTGGGYLGVFNSQDYDVTSQTVAVEFDTFYNTAWDPSDGDRHIGINVNSIKSISTKPWVLQNREEANVKINFDAATNVLSVYLTYPNSVSYTLSEIVPLKNAVPEWVRVGFSATTGAEYAAHEILSWSFHSELSGTSNSNQAAAA, from the coding sequence ATGGCTACCCAAACCTCATTCTATGTAATAGTTCTATCCATTTCCTTAGCAACATTCTTTTTCTTCAAGGTGAACTCAACTGAAACCACTTCCTTTTCCATCACCAAGTTTGTAAGAGACCAACAAAACCTAATCTTCCAAGGTGATGCCTATACCACAAATGAGAAGTTGATACTCACCGAAGCAGTAAAGACTGTTGCTGGCAGAGTTCTCTATTCTGCACCTATCCATATCTGGGATAGCAAAACAGGCAACGTTGCTGATTTTACAACTTCCTTCACTTTTGTCATAGATGCACCTAGAATTTACAACATTGCCGACGGGTTTACCTTCTTCATCGCACCTGTTGATACCAAGCCGCAAACTGGTGGTGGCTATCTCGGAGTTTTCAATAGCCAAGATTATGATGTAACTAGTCAAACTGTTGCGGTCGAGTTTGACACGTTCTATAATACTGCCTGGGATCCAAGCGACGGAGACAGACATATTGGAATCAATGTTAATAGTATCAAATCCATAAGTACTAAGCCGTGGGTTTTGCAGAATCGCGAAGAGGCTAATGTCAAGATAAATTTTGATGCTGCTACTAATGTTTTGAGTGTTTATTTAACTTATCCTAATTCAGTTAGTTATACACTTAGTGAAATTGTGCCTTTAAAGAATGCTGTTCCTGAGTGGGTAAGGGTTGGTTTCTCAGCTACAACTGGAGCAGAATATGCAGCACATGAAATTCTTTCATGGTCTTTTCATTCTGAGTTGAGTGGAACTTCAAATTCTAACCAAGCTGCTGCTGCATAG
- the LOC131606424 gene encoding uncharacterized protein LOC131606424: MAGRNDVAIAAALEAMAQAMQNQPNADENAGSRSLATFQRENPPVFKGTHDPDGALDWLKEIERIFRVMDCTPAKKVRYGTHMLAKEADDWWLETRRRLEAHGEEITWIAFRMEFLRKYFPEDVRGKKEIEFLELKQGNKSVVEYAAKFGELAKFYQYYDGANGEFSKCIKFENGLRPEIKKAVSYQKIRIFVDLVDSCRIYEEDNNAHYRVINEKRGKNQQSREKPYDAGKGKQRVAHGHKTSGGDAPARVVCFKCGRPGHKSDVCAADVKRCYRCGKTGHMSSACKHKDVVCFNCGAEGHIDSQCQKPKKTAVGGKVFALSGTQTSSEDDLVRGDSH; the protein is encoded by the exons atggctgggaggaatgatgttgcgatagctgctgctttggaagcgatgGCTCAGGCAATGCAGAACCAACCGAATGCTGACGAGAATGCTGGATCTCGTAGTTTGGCGACTTTCCAAAGGGAGAATCCTCCAGTGTTCAAGGGTACACATGATCccgatggtgctcttgattggttgaaggaaatcgagcgaatcttccgtgttatggattgcactcctgcAAAGAAGGTTAGATATGGCACTCATATGTTGGCTAAGGAagcggatgattggtggctagagacccgtaggaggTTGGAGGCTCATGGTGAGGAGATCACTTGGATTGcgtttcgcatggagttcttaaggaaatactttcctgaggatgtccgtggtaagaaggagattgaattccttgagctgaaacaagggaacaagtctgttgtggagtatgctgctaagtttggtgagctggctaagttttaccaataTTATGATGGtgcgaatggtgagttttccaagtgtatcaagtttgagaatgggttgcgtccagaAATCAAGAAAGCGGTCAGTTACCAGAAGATCCGTATTTTTGTTGATTTGGTTGATAGTTGTCGGATTTATGAGGAGGACAACAACGCTCATTATCGTGTTATTAATGAGAAGAGGGGCAAGAATCAACAAAGCCGTGAGAAACCATATGATGCTGGTAAAGGGAAGCAAAGAGTTGCTCATGGTCATaagactagtgggggagatgctcctgctagggttgtatgcttcaagtgtggtcgaCCTGGTCATAAGAGCGATGTTTGTGCTGCTGATGTGAAGAGGTGTTACCGTTGTGGTAAGACGGGACATATGTCATCTGCTTGTAAGCATAAGGATGTTGTTTGCTTTAACTGTGGTGCGGAGGGACATATTGATAGCCAgtgtcagaagccaaagaagACAGCTGTAGGTGGTAAAGTGTTCGCTTTGTCAGGAACTCAGACATCTAGTGAGGATGACCTTGttagag gtgattcgcattga
- the LOC131606425 gene encoding lectin beta-1 and beta-2 chains-like produces MATQTSFYVIVLFISLATLFFFQVNSTQTETTSFSIPKFVSDQPNLIFQGSAYASNEKLTLTEAVNYNVGRALYSAPIHIWDSKTGNVADFTSSFTFVINAAGNSMIADGLTFFIAPEDTQPGNYGGYLGVFNSEDYNKTIQTVAVEFDTFQNLEWDPSYIHIGIDVNSIKSISTAPWILQNGEEANVVISFKAATNELTVSLTYPNSVSYTLSGVVVPLKDVVPEWVRVGLSGSTALELSAHEVLSWSFHSVLGGTSSSNQAAAA; encoded by the coding sequence ATGGCTACCCAAACCTCATTCTATGTAATAGttctattcatttccttagcaaCATTGTTTTTCTTCCAAGTGAACTCAACTCAAACTGAAACCACTTCCTTTTCCATCCCAAAGTTTGTCTCAGACCAACCAAATCTAATCTTCCAAGGCAGTGCCTATGCCTCAAACGAGAAGTTGACACTGACCGAGGCCGTAAATTACAATGTTGGCAGAGCTCTCTATTCCGCACCTATCCATATTTGGGATAGCAAAACCGGCAACGTTGCTGATTTTACATCTTCCTTCACCTTTGTTATAAATGCAGCTGGAAATTCTATGATTGCCGACGGATTAACCTTCTTCATTGCACCTGAAGATACTCAGCCGGGTAACTATGGTGGGTATCTCGGAGTTTTCAACAGCGAAGATTATAATAAAACTATTCAAACTGTTGCGGTTGAGTTTGACACTTTCCAAAATCTTGAGTGGGATCCAAGTTACATACATATTGGAATCGATGTTAACTCTATAAAATCCATAAGTACTGCACCATGGATTTTGCAGAATGGTGAAGAGGCTAATGTTGTGATAAGTTTTAAAGCTGCTACAAATGAATTAACTGTTTCGTTAACTTATCCTAATTCAGTTAGTTATACCCTTAGTGGCGTTGTTGTGCCTTTAAAGGATGTTGTTCCTGAGTGGGTTAGGGTAGGTTTGTCAGGTTCCACTGCATTAGAACTTTCAGCACATGAAGTTCTTTCATGGTCTTTTCATTCTGTGTTGGGTGGAACTTCAAGTTCTAACCAAGCTGCAGCTGCATAG